The Spirulina subsalsa PCC 9445 region TGACAAAACGCCTAAATACGGCAGTCTCGGGGAAATCACTGTTGCAGGGTGTTTGCAGAAACGAATAAACTTGGAAGGGAGAAAATTCTGAAAACTTCATAAAATCTTCCTCGGTCCAAATTCTCTAATCTTGAATTAGATGGTTGTCTCTCAAATCTCTAAACCTTAGCCGGACAAGCATCAAAGCAAAAATTCTCTCAAGAGAGTTGCTCGGGTTTCATTCTCTGGAAGTGCTTCTATAATTTGTCAGTTTGTTAGATTCTATCTTTAGATTCCGTCTTTTCATTCCATCGTCAAAACAGGGTTTTTCTATACCATGTCTACTGCCGTGTCTCGTTCCATCCAACCTGATTATTCATCTAGTGATAGTCTACCCAGTCCTGACCTGCCGACTATCAGCTTGAAGAATGATAGTTTGGAATTATTACGCCAATACCAAGAACGTCCGGACTCTGCCTTGCGCAATGAGATCGTCACGCTGAATTTAGGCCTAGTGCGGAAAGAAGCACACCACTGGGTAAAACAATGCACGGAAAGTTATGAAGACTTGTTACAAGTGGGCTGTTTAGGGTTAATTCGAGCCATTGAACGGTTTGATCTCTCGAAAGGTCATGCTTTTAGTTCCTTTGCTATTCCTTATATTCGGGGTGAAATCCAGCACTATTTGCGAGATAAAGGCTCTTCGGTGCGGATTCCGAGACGATGGTTAGAACTACGGCAACAGGCGATCGCTAGCACCCGTTCTCTGAGGGCTGAACTGAACCGCCCCCCGACGGATCAGGAGATTGCCGAACGGGTGGGATTGTCCCTGATGGAGTGGCAAGAGATTCAACTCGCCTATCAAAATCGGGAACCCTTGAGTTTAGACCTCCCGGTTGGAGAAGGGGATGAGGGGCTGACCAGTTTAGGGGAATTAGTTCCCGATCATCAGTACCGCAGTTTCCAACTCGCCCAAGAGGATCGGATTCGTTTACAACAGTCTTTAGTGCAACTCGAACAACGCACCCGAGATGTTCTAGAATTCGTCTTTCTGCACGATTTAACCCAAAAAGAAGTAGCGGAACGCATGGGGATTAGTGTGGTTACTGTCTCCCGTCGGGTCAAAAAAGGTCTAAACGCCCTGAAAGGTTTGATGGGAAAAGGCTAGGATGAGGGGAGAATCCCGAGTCACCACCAGAACTTAACGACTTGCAGGGAACAGATCATTCTTCGTCTAGAATTGGGGGTGATGGGATTCAACACATCTAAGTGATTCAGGCTAAGGAGAGATGGCTAAATATAACTTATTTCTTTTACTGTCTGCGATCGCCCTTTCCCTAGGAATAAGCGGTTGCGAGTCTCTACCCTTCATAGGGGGCGACAATTTTGATGATGGTGGAGATTCAGAAATCGTAGTCCAAGAACCGATTCCGGCCCCTCAAGGAGATCCCTCCGCCGAGTTACCCAGTACTGAAGAAGAAGAGGCCGAAGACGGCGCAGATTTTGAAGACCCCCTGGTGACCGGAGAAGCCGCCCAAACCGCCGCCGCTCAAGGCTTAATCCCTCTCCCCAGTGGAGAAGTATTGCGCCAGAGTGTCCAGCAACAGGCCGGACGAAGTGATCCCTTCGCCACTATTCCCCTTGCCCCAATTACTACCGAGGCTATTCGCCCTCCGATTATCCCCGTCCGCATCCCCCCGCGTCCTCCCAGTCCCTTTGATGGTGTGAGAGCGCCCGACCGTTTACCCTCCGCGAGAGTCCCCAACCCCCAAGGGCAAGGGGTTCCGGTTGCTCCCGGTCAAGCCCCATCGGGAGATACCGCCCAGACTCCTGCTGCACCAGGAACTCCTGCGACTCCAGGAACTCCTGCGACTCCAGGAACTCCTGCGACTCCTGATATTCCCTCCCCTAATGGAGTTGAACCACCGCGCCCGGATTTTATTCCTGACTTGCCCTCACTGCCTGAACCCACCTTAGCCCAAGCGGTACAGGTGACGGGAGTGGTGACAGTGAATGGTGAAACCCGGGCGATTTTGCAAGCGCCCACCGAAAAAAGTCGTTATGTGCGAGTGGGGGACTATTTAGCCAATGGACAGGTTTTAGTGAAACGGATTGAAGTCCAAGGACGCGCTCAACCTGTGGTGGTTTTGGAAGAGTTAGGGATGGAAGTGACTCGCGCTGTGGGTGAACCTCCGGCCTCTGATGCTCCCTCAGAAACTGTATCTTTAACGCGAGGTCGTCCCAGTAGTTAGGGCCGGCTGAATAGGGGGAGGGGGAGAGAGGGGGAGTTAATAATGAGTACCTATTACCTATTCCCCAACATTAACAAGTTAGGCTTGTGTGCATTTTGTCAAGTCCCAGATATAGCGTTCCACAAACTGGAAAACACTATTTATAGGGTCTTCAATTTTGGACACAACCGGATTTTCCCGACTCCCGACTCCCGACTCCCGACTCCTTGACTTCTAACGTTGAGCCTTAACTTGTCAAGATTCCCTATTCCCTGTTCCCCGTTCCCCGTTCCCTTGACTTCTAAAGATCATGAAGCACAGCACAGAAATTTATTGTTCTCAAATGCCCCTCGCCGTGTATCGAGAGGTGGCGGCTCATTTACGGCAAGTGGTGGGGGTTTCTGTCACCCTCACGCCCCAAGAGATGGGGGAGTTTAACTATCAACAGAGTCAAATCGGTTCCTTGTGTTTAGAATATGAAGGATCTGAGGAGCAAGTGCAACAAGTTCAGAGCATTTTGGATTATTATGCACAAAAACATGGGGCCTGGCAGGAAAAATCTTAGGTTGTATGAACTTTAGAGAGGAACTCCAACCCAATCGCTTGATTCCTAGCTTAACGGCCGGGGTGGTGGTGGGGATTATTCGGGTGAGTTTGTGTTTCTCCTATGCGGTGTTTATCTTTTCAGGTCCCTTGACGGAGTATCTCCCCTGGGGAATTGGGATGTTGTTGTTTAGTGGCGCTGTGGTGAGTTTTTGGCTGGCGCTGACCAGTTCGGCCGAGAATGTGGTGGCTCACCCTCAACCCCAATCTACGGCGGTTTTAGCCCTCTTGGTGCCGCCTATTGTGGCGCAAATGTCCCCGGAAGCTACGGGGGAGGCGCTGTTTTTAACCACGATTGCGGCGATCGCACTTTCCACCCTAATTACAGCCTGTGCCTTTTGGGGTCTGGGATGGCTCAAACTGGGCAATCTGATCCGCTTTTTTCCCTACCCTGTCATTGGGGGGTTTATTGCTGGGAGTGGTTGGTTATTGGTGCGCAGTCCCCTGCAAGCGATGGCCGCCCGTCCTTTGACCTTTACCACCCTGCCCAGTTTTTTTCAGGCCGATATTTTCTATCATTGGTTTAGTGGGGTAGTATTCGGCACCGGGTTGTTAATGCTCTCTCGGCGTTACAATCACTGGTCTGTGGTGCCGGGGAGTCTGTTGGGTGCGATCGCCCTTTTTTACGCTGTCTTAGGCCTCACCCAAACCGAGATCAACACCGCCCGGGTGGAAGGATGGTTATTAGCCAACAACACCGAGGGAGGATTATGGCATCCCCTGACTTGGCAACACCTCACCCAGATTGAATGGTCTGTCCTTTGGCAACAAACCCCCCACTTTGCCACCATTGCCCTAGTAAGCGTGGTCAGTTTGTTATTAAACGTCAGTGGCATTGAATTGGCTGTGGCTCAGGATATGGACTTAGATCAGGAACTGCGCACCGTTGGCCTAGGGAATTTAGTGGCAGGATTCGGCAGTGGCGCTATTAGCTACCATGCCCTCGGCTCTTCGGTGCTACCCTATCGCATGGGGGCAAAAAGCCGCTTAGTGGGGGTGGGAGTGGCCGTCGTGTCTGCCATTGCCTTGATTTGTGGCTCTACCATGGTGGCTTTTTTGCCCAAGTTTGTTTTAGGGGGGTTAACCTTGTTTTTAGGGTTTGGCTTCCTCTGGGAATGGGTGATTGAAGCGCGGCACAAGTTACCCCGTTTAGATTATGTTATTGTCTGGGGGATTTTATTGGTGGTGGCCAGCTTTG contains the following coding sequences:
- a CDS encoding RNA polymerase sigma factor SigF; translation: MSTAVSRSIQPDYSSSDSLPSPDLPTISLKNDSLELLRQYQERPDSALRNEIVTLNLGLVRKEAHHWVKQCTESYEDLLQVGCLGLIRAIERFDLSKGHAFSSFAIPYIRGEIQHYLRDKGSSVRIPRRWLELRQQAIASTRSLRAELNRPPTDQEIAERVGLSLMEWQEIQLAYQNREPLSLDLPVGEGDEGLTSLGELVPDHQYRSFQLAQEDRIRLQQSLVQLEQRTRDVLEFVFLHDLTQKEVAERMGISVVTVSRRVKKGLNALKGLMGKG
- a CDS encoding SulP family inorganic anion transporter, producing the protein MNFREELQPNRLIPSLTAGVVVGIIRVSLCFSYAVFIFSGPLTEYLPWGIGMLLFSGAVVSFWLALTSSAENVVAHPQPQSTAVLALLVPPIVAQMSPEATGEALFLTTIAAIALSTLITACAFWGLGWLKLGNLIRFFPYPVIGGFIAGSGWLLVRSPLQAMAARPLTFTTLPSFFQADIFYHWFSGVVFGTGLLMLSRRYNHWSVVPGSLLGAIALFYAVLGLTQTEINTARVEGWLLANNTEGGLWHPLTWQHLTQIEWSVLWQQTPHFATIALVSVVSLLLNVSGIELAVAQDMDLDQELRTVGLGNLVAGFGSGAISYHALGSSVLPYRMGAKSRLVGVGVAVVSAIALICGSTMVAFLPKFVLGGLTLFLGFGFLWEWVIEARHKLPRLDYVIVWGILLVVASFGFLEGVSLGLAVAIATFAVNYSRINPVQLTFSGASYPSQVIRLPYQKRILAQKGQQILILVLHQFLFFGTAHKLLEYIQQRLLAPTQEDPKLDINAKIRFILLDFSQVSGLDSSAVRSFVRIQQIASQHEITLVFSHLRPSLLSQLQQGGCFDHPQPHCQQWNIFPDLERALEWCEDQIIHHHLFPYRRLFPDLDQWLEQMQSEQLILELQAVFGDIAKVQKFLHYLEPREFPAAHTLFHQGDTAEGLYLVASGQLSAYLEQSDGEINRLWRFNPGSIVGKTGLSSDQVRLSSVITDQPSLLYYLSPAALQHLSQEAPDLALQFEHFLLQLLCEERLNERQRAINKGVRWD